From the genome of Triticum aestivum cultivar Chinese Spring chromosome 3B, IWGSC CS RefSeq v2.1, whole genome shotgun sequence, one region includes:
- the LOC123068385 gene encoding plastidic glucose transporter 4 isoform X1, giving the protein MYMHLPITPRQKQEERENKKTREKRRRRRKNSIDSAPSELSDLGKKIYLRWHPSSSSPIPSSSEPQSTREHAINPAPLGSRREGRRPPLQGTTTSFSTPTKVPLPPPVKMMRCAVRGGGAHVVVGERRSASSSPGGSGGRSVVRMSEGRGGLCCGGVRSRAADLAGLEMGRPSAGAAGLFRSARYGRVRATASADPEDIPSDKLQAKSSGSVLPYVGVACLGAILFGYHLGVVNGALEYLSKDLGIAENAVLQGWVVSTTLAGATVGSFTGGALADKLGRTRTFILDAIPLAVGAFLSATAQDVRTMIIGRLLAGIGIGISSALVPLYISEISPTEIRGALGTINQLFICIGILAALVAGLPLAQNPAWWRTMFGISIVPSILLALGMAVSPESPRWLFQQGKISQAEAAIKKLYGKEKVTEVMYDLKASGQGSNEPDANWFDLFSKRYWKVVSVGAALFLLQQLAGINAVVYYSTSVFRSAGIASDVAASALVGAANVFGTMIASSLMDKQGRKSLLITSFSGMAASMLLLSLSFTWKALAPYSGTLAVVGTVLYVLSFALGAGPVPALLLPEIFASRIRAKAVALSMGMHWVSNFFIGLYFLSVVNKFGISTVYLGFASVCALAVLYIAGNVVETKGRSLEEIERELSPPSKADANAFLVSDQ; this is encoded by the exons ATGTACATGCACCTACCTATCACACCGCGCCAAAAGCAAGAAGAGAGAGAGAACAAAAAAACACGcgaaaagaggaggaggaggcggaagaatTCCATCGACAGCGCTCCCTCGGAACTATCGGATCTCGGGAAGAAGATATATCTCCGCTGgcacccgtcgtcttcctcccccatcCCATCTTCATCCGAGCCGCAATCCACCCGCGAGCACGCCATTAATCCCGCCCCACTCGGCTCCAGGAGGGAAGGCCGGCGGCCTCCGCTCCAAGGTACGACGACGTCGTTTTCCACCCCCAC GAAGGTCCCCCTCCCGCCCCCCGTTAAGATGATGCGGTGCGCCGTGAGGGGCGGCGGTGCTCACGTCGTCGTCGGCGAGCGGAGGTCTGCGTCGTCGTCgcccggcggcagcggcggaaggAGCGTCGTGCGGATGTCGGAGGGCCGCGGCGGGCTCTGCTGCGGCGGCGTGCGGTCGCGCGCGGCGGATCTCGCGGGGctcgagatgggccggcccagcgccggCGCCGCGGGGCTCTTCCGGAGCGCGCGCTACGGCCGCGTGCGCGCCACCGCCTCAG CTGATCCCGAGGATATTCCATCTGACAAGCTTCAAGCTAAATCGTCCGGGAGTGTTCTGCCATACGTTGGCGTTGCTTGCTTGGGGGCAATTTTGTTCGGCTACCATCTTGG TGTGGTCAATGGCGCACTTGAATATCTCTCGAAAGATCTTGGGATTGCTGAAAatgctgtgttacaag GATGGGTGGTTAGTACAACCCTGGCTGGCGCGACAGTAGGTTCTTTTACCGGAGGGGCTTTGGCTGATAAATTAGGGAGAACACGGACATTTATCCTAGATGCAATCCCTCTTGCTGTAGGCGCATTCTTGAG TGCAACAGCTCAAGATGTCCGTACAATGATTATTGGTCGATTACTTGCTGGGATTGGTATTGGGATCTCTTCTGCTCTTGTGCCCCTTTACATATCTGAG ATCTCACCAACTGAAATACGTGGAGCACTTGGTACAATTAATCAGCTGTTTATCTGCATTGGAATTCTTGCAGCTTTGGTAGCTGGATTGCCATTAGCACAAAATCCTGCATG GTGGAGGACAATGTTTGGAATTTCAATAGTTCCATCTATTTTGTTGGCTCTAGGAATGGCTGTTTCACCTGAAAGCCCTCGCTGGCTATTCCAG CAAGGAAAGATTTCTCAAGCAGAAGCAGCTATAAAAAAATTGTATGGAAAAGAGAAGGTTACTGAAGTCATGTATGACCTGAAGGCTAGTGGGCAAGGATCTAATGAGCCAGATGCCAACTGGTTTGATCTATTCAGCAAACGCTATTGGAAAG TTGTGAGCGTGGGAGCGGCACTGTTTTTGTTGCAGCAACTTGCTGGCATAAATGCTGTTGTGTACTACTCTACATCAGTGTTCCGCAGTGCAGGCATTGCATCTGATGTTGCAGCGAGTGCTCTTGTTGGTGCCGCGAATGTTTTTG GCACCATGATTGCATCTTCACTGATGGACAAGCAAGGGAGGAAGAGCCTTCTCATAACAAGCTTTTCTGGGATG GCGGCGTCGATGTTACTCTTGTCATTGTCCTTCACCTGGAAGGCTTTGGCACCTTATTCTGGCACTCTTGCTGTTGTGGGCACTGTCCT GTATGTGCTGTCATTCGCTCTTGGAGCTGGCCCTGTTCCAGCTTTGCTCCTTCCTGAAATATTTGCCTCCAGAATAAGGGCCAAGGCTGTAGCATTATCAATGGGCATGCACTGG GTATCCAACTTCTTCATCGGCCTGTACTTCCTGAGCGTCGTCAACAAGTTTGGAATCAGCACCGTGTACTTGGGATTCGCGTCCGTGTGTGCTCTCGC
- the LOC123068385 gene encoding plastidic glucose transporter 4 isoform X2, with the protein MMRCAVRGGGAHVVVGERRSASSSPGGSGGRSVVRMSEGRGGLCCGGVRSRAADLAGLEMGRPSAGAAGLFRSARYGRVRATASADPEDIPSDKLQAKSSGSVLPYVGVACLGAILFGYHLGVVNGALEYLSKDLGIAENAVLQGWVVSTTLAGATVGSFTGGALADKLGRTRTFILDAIPLAVGAFLSATAQDVRTMIIGRLLAGIGIGISSALVPLYISEISPTEIRGALGTINQLFICIGILAALVAGLPLAQNPAWWRTMFGISIVPSILLALGMAVSPESPRWLFQQGKISQAEAAIKKLYGKEKVTEVMYDLKASGQGSNEPDANWFDLFSKRYWKVVSVGAALFLLQQLAGINAVVYYSTSVFRSAGIASDVAASALVGAANVFGTMIASSLMDKQGRKSLLITSFSGMAASMLLLSLSFTWKALAPYSGTLAVVGTVLYVLSFALGAGPVPALLLPEIFASRIRAKAVALSMGMHWVSNFFIGLYFLSVVNKFGISTVYLGFASVCALAVLYIAGNVVETKGRSLEEIERELSPPSKADANAFLVSDQ; encoded by the exons ATGATGCGGTGCGCCGTGAGGGGCGGCGGTGCTCACGTCGTCGTCGGCGAGCGGAGGTCTGCGTCGTCGTCgcccggcggcagcggcggaaggAGCGTCGTGCGGATGTCGGAGGGCCGCGGCGGGCTCTGCTGCGGCGGCGTGCGGTCGCGCGCGGCGGATCTCGCGGGGctcgagatgggccggcccagcgccggCGCCGCGGGGCTCTTCCGGAGCGCGCGCTACGGCCGCGTGCGCGCCACCGCCTCAG CTGATCCCGAGGATATTCCATCTGACAAGCTTCAAGCTAAATCGTCCGGGAGTGTTCTGCCATACGTTGGCGTTGCTTGCTTGGGGGCAATTTTGTTCGGCTACCATCTTGG TGTGGTCAATGGCGCACTTGAATATCTCTCGAAAGATCTTGGGATTGCTGAAAatgctgtgttacaag GATGGGTGGTTAGTACAACCCTGGCTGGCGCGACAGTAGGTTCTTTTACCGGAGGGGCTTTGGCTGATAAATTAGGGAGAACACGGACATTTATCCTAGATGCAATCCCTCTTGCTGTAGGCGCATTCTTGAG TGCAACAGCTCAAGATGTCCGTACAATGATTATTGGTCGATTACTTGCTGGGATTGGTATTGGGATCTCTTCTGCTCTTGTGCCCCTTTACATATCTGAG ATCTCACCAACTGAAATACGTGGAGCACTTGGTACAATTAATCAGCTGTTTATCTGCATTGGAATTCTTGCAGCTTTGGTAGCTGGATTGCCATTAGCACAAAATCCTGCATG GTGGAGGACAATGTTTGGAATTTCAATAGTTCCATCTATTTTGTTGGCTCTAGGAATGGCTGTTTCACCTGAAAGCCCTCGCTGGCTATTCCAG CAAGGAAAGATTTCTCAAGCAGAAGCAGCTATAAAAAAATTGTATGGAAAAGAGAAGGTTACTGAAGTCATGTATGACCTGAAGGCTAGTGGGCAAGGATCTAATGAGCCAGATGCCAACTGGTTTGATCTATTCAGCAAACGCTATTGGAAAG TTGTGAGCGTGGGAGCGGCACTGTTTTTGTTGCAGCAACTTGCTGGCATAAATGCTGTTGTGTACTACTCTACATCAGTGTTCCGCAGTGCAGGCATTGCATCTGATGTTGCAGCGAGTGCTCTTGTTGGTGCCGCGAATGTTTTTG GCACCATGATTGCATCTTCACTGATGGACAAGCAAGGGAGGAAGAGCCTTCTCATAACAAGCTTTTCTGGGATG GCGGCGTCGATGTTACTCTTGTCATTGTCCTTCACCTGGAAGGCTTTGGCACCTTATTCTGGCACTCTTGCTGTTGTGGGCACTGTCCT GTATGTGCTGTCATTCGCTCTTGGAGCTGGCCCTGTTCCAGCTTTGCTCCTTCCTGAAATATTTGCCTCCAGAATAAGGGCCAAGGCTGTAGCATTATCAATGGGCATGCACTGG GTATCCAACTTCTTCATCGGCCTGTACTTCCTGAGCGTCGTCAACAAGTTTGGAATCAGCACCGTGTACTTGGGATTCGCGTCCGTGTGTGCTCTCGC